The Saccharomyces mikatae IFO 1815 strain IFO1815 genome assembly, chromosome: 2 sequence TTTCAAATATGCTTCTAGCTTGAATCAGTTTACCGCTATTCACATCCCAAAACACCAAGGAGTTATCATCATGAACTGTTAGTATGTGCAAAGAATTTGGATGATAAAGTGACTGGATAACTTTTGGcgtcctttttttttctatatttgTAGATAGATCACCCCCCGGAGCATAGGGATCTAAttgatagaaaaaatgttgCTTCACTTTAGAATCTACAAATGAATAAATGATGGTAATAAGTTCGTATGATATCAATATTGTTCCTACATCTCTAGGATTCCACTGGATAGAAACAACTGGTGATAGCTTCTCTTTTGGTAGAAACATGCTTTTCTGgaagttttcaattctCGCTTGGGACATTTGGTTTCTATCTACGTCATATATCAACACAGATCCACTCTCAAGACCAATCAGCATCCAGTCAAGAGATGGGTCAGTTTCTATGCAAGTGATACTATTGGGGCAAAAAACAGTGGTCAAAATCTGTTTTGAGTATAATGAAAGCACTATTATGTTGTTTTTCTCATCTACCGCTATTAAATATATTCCCTTGACAAACCTCATGTCTTTAATTTGGGTTCTGTTCTTCAACGTAAATACAACTTCAATTTGCTTTTGTCCATAAATGTGTATCTCGCCAGCAGTAGTCGCAACTGCCAGGAGACTTTGAGTATAGTCAAATGTGGTAACTACTATTCGTCCATTAATACCGTATGTGCATATTTTCTTAGTGTCAAAGTATTTAGAGTTGATACCATTTGAGACATCATGAACTCTTGCAGATTTGATTGCGTTTGACACACTCTTCAGATGCCTACTTCTTTTAAACATTAATAGACTTAATGCTCTTCAATTGATAATTCCGTTGTGCTTCATAGTCTGCCACTACAAGGATGCTAATAATACTATGATACTGAAATTCTCTCTTAACTGCTTCTTTAATTATGTAAACAGAAGGCGCATTGTTGAATATACGGCTTCGCATCGCATCGCCTAAACGAGATTTTTCATATGCTTGCTCCCAAAATGGTacgaataaaaaaaggtatTACATTAAAATGGAGAGCGTAACATTATCACATCAACAATCCCTTTTAATAAAGAGGCGTGGCAGTTAAACTTTTCCACTTTAATGtactatataaaaaaattaaataaaCCATATTTTGATGCTTTACTCATAGATCCAAATCGTCCGGCATAAAGGAAAATCCTCTAAACTCTTCTTGTTGGCTTGTTGTCAAAACAGACGGCAAAGGTGTAAGTGTGGGTGGTGCTGAGGTGAATTCTTGTTCGAAATATGATGTATCTTCTGGTGATTTGATTTCTGGAATGTAGGGTGGCTTGACGCGAAGATTTAAGATATCCTCGAAGTTGATGTTACGGAAGAACGGTTCTTCCATCACTTCATCTGCATCTCTCGGACCAGCACCTAACCTTTTCTCAGGATCCTTTGTTAGTAGGCCTTGAAATATTTGTACAATCTCACCTGCCATATCTATTGGATACAGGGGTTCGTCTGTAAGAATAGCATTAAAAAcctcatcttcatcatcacctGAAAATGGTGATTGGCAAAGTAGCATTTGATATAGTAATACCCCGAATGCCCACCAATCAACAGCTTTGGTATATTCCTGCTCCTTTAGAATTTCTGGAGCCATAAATTCGGGTGTACCGCAAAATGTAGAAGTCTTGTTGCCATACCACATTTCGTCTTTACACAAACCATAATCGGCAATCTTTATGTGACCTTCTGGAGTCAACAGAATATTTTCTAACTTTAAATCACGGTATATTACACCGTTGTcatgaaaatatttcaaagctAGCAAGACTTCAGCGGCATAAAATTTGGCTCTTCTAACAGAAAGTCTCTGATTTTGAACATGCCACATCAAATCGCCACCCCCAATAAATTCCATGGCGAAATATATACGATTCTCTGTTTGGAAAGAACAATATAGATTAGTTAAGAAGGgatgttttgtttttgtagCTAATAAAaacactttcttttctgctCGGGCACTTTCAATATCGtggttttgaataatattatctttctttaGAACCTTTATGGCACAAAGTCTCTCCGTATTCTTTGATTTAGATAAAATAACTTTACCAAAATTACCTTTACCTAAAACTTTaagtaaaacaaaattatCCAGTGAGACTTTGCGACGTTTAGacgctttctttttatgcTTGCCGCTGGTGCTGATTTGTGATTTTTGCGGAGAATTTTGATCGGTGGCTCTGGAGGCATGAGTACTTGTAGGAGCTAAAGACACAGTTTCTTGTATCACTTCCTTTGATACATGGTCCTGTTCAATTTGGAAAGTTTCGCTATTCATATCGCGGAAAGGATTCGTGTGTGAGGAGTCAATTGTCAAATCAGCTTCACGAAAATCGTTTCTATCCTCCCAATCAAGTTGCTGCTTCGTTTCTAGGTCAATATGATCAGTCTCCATGTCATCTTGTATGACCCCATTGTCTTGATTGATCTCACGTTCCATTTCATCCCGTTGTGCTTTCCACTGTTCGAGTTCATCTCTCATTACATCATCTTTTGATTCCCAAGCTTGGCTATGTTCAATAGATAAATCAGTAAATCCTGTTAAACGTTTATTCGATGTTGGATCAAGCGTTTTCTCCTCTGGTGAAAATTGGATGGATTGTTGTGCACCTTCTGTGAAATTTAGATAGGCTTCATTCTCGTCAATGAATTTATTCAATTTCTCACGACCATGTGTCTGTAATggaatttcttcatcgatAATAGGACTGCGCTGCTTAGTAAGAGAGTCTCTTGTTGTTTTCTGAGGTGAGGGTGTTTTATTGTCTTTTCTAGGTTGAGGAGGCAAAGGAGCGTTTGCCCTTTCAGTGAATTTGGTTGGGGAGCGATCGCTACCAATAGCAGTGCCAACGGATGATCCCGATTGAGCTGATGGCATtgtcctcttcttcttttcttgattacGTTTGGTGTCTTGgattgttttcaaaattctatTGGCCATCTCCATGGACATACCACAGAAGTCAGGAACTAAATGAGCACATTGAGCATGGCACATTATACCACATTCAGAGCATTTACGTACTTT is a genomic window containing:
- the PKC1 gene encoding protein kinase C (similar to Saccharomyces cerevisiae PKC1 (YBL105C); ancestral locus Anc_7.441), with amino-acid sequence MSLSQLEQNIKRKIAVEENIIRGASTLKKKTDNVMVIQKCNTNIREARQNLEYLEDNLKKLQLKTALQDKDQNGNENNDENSSKEYGFLSTISPNEHIFSRLDLVKYDCPSLAQRIQYMLQQLEFKLQVEKQYQEANTKLTKLYQIDGDQRSSSAAEGGAMESKYRIQMLKKALKKYQAINVDIDQFKHQSNDMMDNQQPKFRRKQLTGVLTIGITATRDVDHIQSPMFARKPESYVTVKIDDTIKARTKPSRNDRWSEDFQISVEKGNEIEITVYDKVNDSLIPVAVMWLLLSDIAEEIRKKKAGQTNGQQGWVNASNINSGSSLTNEEGSTLTSTNSNSAIQPLAKNGQGDNTLSSQISTNSWFILEPSGQILLTLGFHKSSQIEKKHLMGGLHRHGAIINRKEEIFEQHGHHFVQKSFYNIMCCAYCGDFLRYTGFQCQDCKFLCHKKCYTNVVTKCIAKTSTDTDPDEAKLNHRIPHRFLPTSNRGTKWCCHCGYILPWGRHKVRKCSECGIMCHAQCAHLVPDFCGMSMEMANRILKTIQDTKRNQEKKKRTMPSAQSGSSVGTAIGSDRSPTKFTERANAPLPPQPRKDNKTPSPQKTTRDSLTKQRSPIIDEEIPLQTHGREKLNKFIDENEAYLNFTEGAQQSIQFSPEEKTLDPTSNKRLTGFTDLSIEHSQAWESKDDVMRDELEQWKAQRDEMEREINQDNGVIQDDMETDHIDLETKQQLDWEDRNDFREADLTIDSSHTNPFRDMNSETFQIEQDHVSKEVIQETVSLAPTSTHASRATDQNSPQKSQISTSGKHKKKASKRRKVSLDNFVLLKVLGKGNFGKVILSKSKNTERLCAIKVLKKDNIIQNHDIESARAEKKVFLLATKTKHPFLTNLYCSFQTENRIYFAMEFIGGGDLMWHVQNQRLSVRRAKFYAAEVLLALKYFHDNGVIYRDLKLENILLTPEGHIKIADYGLCKDEMWYGNKTSTFCGTPEFMAPEILKEQEYTKAVDWWAFGVLLYQMLLCQSPFSGDDEDEVFNAILTDEPLYPIDMAGEIVQIFQGLLTKDPEKRLGAGPRDADEVMEEPFFRNINFEDILNLRVKPPYIPEIKSPEDTSYFEQEFTSAPPTLTPLPSVLTTSQQEEFRGFSFMPDDLDL